One Bacillota bacterium genomic window, GCGGTACGTGGTCAAGCGGGAGTTCTCACTGAGGGAGTTGTGAGGGCATGTCGAAAAGAAAGCCGATTCCGTCAAAGGTCAGGTTCGAGGTCTTCAAAAGGGACAAGTTCACCTGCCGGTATTGCGGCAGGACGACGCCTCAGGTGGTGCTGGAGGTCGATCACATTGTCCCGGTTGCCGAGGGGGGCACAGATGACATCGAGAACCTGGTAACCTCCTGCTACGAGTGCAACAGGGGCAAGGGTGCCACGTCCCTGGACGAACTGCCAGTGTCTGATGACGACATTCACGAGCGGACGGTGCTCCTGCTGGAGCGCGAGATGCAACTGCGCGAGTACAACGAGGTCAGGCGGCAAGTAAGGGAGCGCGAGGAAGCTCAGGCCATGGAGCTCTATAACTACTGGTTCGACCTGTGGGGAGCGGAAAAACTCTGGCGCAAAGAGTGCCCGGACCACCGTCAACTCGTCTTGTTCCTGAGGTCGATCGCCGTCGAGGACATCAAGCGTGCCATGCAGTTGGCTGTCGCAGGCGACAACAGGAGGACGCCGAGGCAGGCACTCTTGTACCTGTACGGCATTCTCCACAGGTGGCGGCGCGAGGGCGTTGACCCCTGATGGCCGAGTACGTTTGGGGGTAGCAACGCGCCATGGCCGAATACTGGAGGGTATCCCCCAAGATCTGGTTGCACAACTCCTGGGACGACCGGGTCAAGCTGCTGGCGCTTTACATCCTGACCTGCCCCCACAGGACCACGGAGGGGCTGTTCCGGCTGCCCAAGCAGTACATCTGTGCCGACCTGGGCTGGGACATGGAAGCCTTGGCCAAACCGTTCGCCAGACTCATCCAGGATGGCTTCATCGAGTACGACGAGGAAAATCAGGTCATGTTCATCTGCAAGGCCTTAAAGTACCAGAGGCCGGACAACCCGAACCAGCAGCAGGCGGCAATCAACAAGCTCTCACAACTGCCGCCCACGCCGTTGTGGCCCAAGTTCCTGGCGGCCGCGCAAGCCTATGCCGAACCGTTTGCCCAAGCCTTGCACAAAGCGTTTCCGCAAGCAATGGCCAAAGATATAGGCCACTCTCTAACTCTA contains:
- a CDS encoding HNH endonuclease, giving the protein MSKRKPIPSKVRFEVFKRDKFTCRYCGRTTPQVVLEVDHIVPVAEGGTDDIENLVTSCYECNRGKGATSLDELPVSDDDIHERTVLLLEREMQLREYNEVRRQVREREEAQAMELYNYWFDLWGAEKLWRKECPDHRQLVLFLRSIAVEDIKRAMQLAVAGDNRRTPRQALLYLYGILHRWRREGVDP